The sequence CATCAATGCTAGAATCATTTTTTGAGTTGTAGGGACATAACAAAGCTACACAGCCACCTAGCAGTTATGATAAAAATTTAAGCAGAGAAGAATCTTGGAACTAATAAATTGAGATTCTCTTGACGCCTTCGAGTTTTGAAAGCTCATTGATCAAGTCGCCGGGAATTGGTTTCTCTGTAATTATAGTTAGGGTAGCCTCCGGATAAAGCTCCGGATCTTCAGCTACAACTTGAATAATATTTATCCCTCTCTCCGCAATCTTTCCAGCAATCTTTGCCAGAATTCCAATAGCTCTAGGCTCCGGCTCGATTTCGATAACACCATAACCCACATGCCTGCCAACGAATTTCATGTGAACTGTTGGTTCCAAGTTGGTGTAAATCTCTCTGAGCTCTGGTATTTTGAGGATCATTGCAACGGTCTCTTTGACAACTCTTCTATCAACATCGAGAGCCTTTGCTATCTTTGTATATGGCACTTCAATGCTTCCGCACTTTATTTTCATGTCATCGGAAACCTTAAGTCCATACTTTAAGAGTGTCTTTGCTATTTGCTTCCTAACGGGATATTCATCAAAATAATGCTCAATCTTTCCCCACATAGGTACCACCTTGAGCAATCCAGTCCAGCATTATACTCTAGACGACAATAATATTAAAATGTTTCCATGTTCACATTTATCACGAAGAATGTACGAATTAGGTATTATAAAACTTTACTCAAGATTTTTAAACTATTACTCATGAATGCCAACCATGATTAAAATTAAGTTTCCTCATTCATACTTTGAGGACTTAGGCGAGAGCGTTAGGTTAATCTGGAGAAACACCCTTTATGCAGATTTTGAAAAAAAGCTCCTTGCAAGAGCTATAAAAAAGAAATACAGAGTCAAACCAGAAATCACAGCTCAAGATGGCCATCTCCTCATTAACGTTGACAATCCAGATGTTGAAAAGTTCATCACATTTTTCATTCAGAATAATCTTGGAGAGTTCTTAAGGAACCGATACACAAGAAGGAAAATAATCTACATTCATGAAGGTATGAGTGTTCCCCTATTGGGCTACAACGCCTTTGGTCTAATTGATAGAGGTACGAACCTAATTCAAGTAAGAGGTTCGAGTGGATGCAATCTATCATGCATTTTCTGCTCGGTTGATGAGGGACCATATTCAAGGACTAGAAAACTTGACTATGTTGTTGATGTAGACTATTTAATGAAATGGTTCGATGAAGTTGCAAGATTTAAAGGCAAAGGGCTTGAGGCACACTTAGACGGGCAGGGTGAACCTTTGATTTATCCATTCATAGTTGAGCTTGTGCAGGCATTGAAAGAGCACCCAAATGTTGATGTCGTATCAATGCAGAGCAATGGTGTTCTTTTGAACGACAAGCTAGTTGAAGAACTCGCTGAGGCTGGATTGGATAGAATGAATCTTTCAGTACATTCTCTTGACCCAGAAAAGGCGAAGATGTTAATGGGAATGAAAGATTACGACCTAAATCATGTTTTAGAGATGGCAGAAGCTTTGGTAAATGCGGGGATTGATGTTCTTCTCGCCCCGGTAATTATCTTTGGAGTGAATGACAATGAGGCTGAGGCATTCATAGAGTTTGCAAGGAAGATCGGAGCTGGAAAGAGATGGCCTGCATTAGGTTTTCAGAACTACGTGCCATATAAATTCGGCAGAAATCCAGCAATAGCCAAACTCATGCCATTTAAGAAGTTCTATGACTGGTTAAGAGAGCTTGAGAAAAAGACTGGGATGAAGCCCCTCGTCTTAAGACCAGAGCACTTTGGAATGCATAGGAGGAAATTTATCCCATTAGTCTTTAGGACTGGAGAGGTAGTGAAAGCTGAGATTGTTCTGCCTGGAAGAATTGAAGGCGAGATGCTCGGGATTGCGAGGAATAGGCTAATTGAAGTAATCAACACCAATGCCAAGGTTGGAGATAAGATAAAGGTTAAGATTGTGAGGACAAGGCATGGGATTTATGTGGCAACTCCAGTTAAATAAACCTTGAACTCCTAACTTTCAGCTCTCCTCTTTCATAAAGCTCAAGCAAAATCTTCACAATTCTTTCTCCTGCTTTTCCATCGCCGAAAGGATTCTCTGCAGATGCCATTTTTTCATAGAATTCCCTATCATTTAAAAGTCTGTTAATATAGTGCAGTGCTCTATCCTTCTCAAGACCAACCAAAATGTTACCGCCAGCTTTAACTGTCTCTGGCCTCTCAGTATTGTAGCGCAAAGTTAAGCATGGAACATTGAGAATTATGCTTTCCTCCTGCACTCCGCCAGAATCAGTCATTACAATCTTAGCATTCTTCTGTAGCTTTAAAAAGTCAAGGTATCCCAGAGGCTGTGTGACAATGAGGTTCTCGATTTTATTAACCCTCTCCCACAGCCCAAACTCTTTAAGCCTGTTTCTCGTTCTCGGATGCATTGGATAAACTGCTTTTATTGGAAGGGCTTCAAGGATGTCAACTAGTTTTCCAAGATTTTCTTTGCTGTCGGTGTTCTCTGCTCTGTGAGCTGTGATGAGGATATACTCTTTTGGCTTTAGCCCAAGTTTTTCAAGAATCCTGCTTTTCCGCTCAGCTATCTCTGAGTTTTGCAAAACTGCATCGACTATTGTGTTCCCAACAACATAAACGCCTTCTCTAATACCTTCATTCTCCAAATTTTTCTTGGCTTCCTCTGTTGGAGCAAAGAGGACTTCACTTGCATGATCAGCTAGAATTCTGTTTATTTCTTCGGGCATTGTTCTGTCAAAGCTCCTCAGTCCAGCTTCAACATGAGCCACAGGGATTTTGAGCTTAACACTAGCTAAAGCTCCAGCTAGAACTGTATTTGTATCACCTTGAACGAGTGTGACATCTGGCTTCTCTTTTATCAAAACTTTCTCAATCTTAATCATGGCAATTCCTGTCTGCTCTGCTTGGGTTCCAGAGCCGACTTCAAGATGATAGTCGATGCTGTCAAGCTCAAGCTCTTCCAAAAATATCCTGCTCATCTCGTAGTCGTAATGCTGTCCCGTATGAATTAGGAGAGGCTTAACTCCTCTTTTCTCAAATGCTCTAATAACCGGGGCAAGCTTTATAATCTCAGGCCGTGTTCCGAAGACAAATGCTGGCTTCAATACTCGCCCCTCCCAATGCCCTTAAATATAAAGCCCTTGGGAGGTTTGTCTATTACATGTCTTCCGTCTACTAGGATTTTATTCCTCATCAATTTCCCTAGTTCTTCCCAATTGAGTTCTTTAAACTGTGAGTGGTCAGTTGCAATTACAATTGCATCAGAATCTTTTACTGCTTCCTCAAGGGTTTTATGCGTCCCATCGACATATGGGTCATAAGAACGAACTTCTTTAACGTCATCTTGGATAGCCTCAATAAACGCATAGGCTGGTGAGTTCCTTGTATCGTCAGAGTTTCCTTTGTATGCTAAGCCAAGAACAGTTACAACAGCTTCTTCTGAGGGTAGGTTTATCATCTTAAATGCCTCAAATAGCAAGTCCTTTGCCATTAAAGGCATGTCTTCATTGATTTCTCTCGCTTTCTTGATTAATCCAAAGTCTTCTTTTGCTGAACTGAGCAGTAAATACGGGTCTTTTGGCAAACAATGGCCTCCAACTCCTATTCCAGGGATGTGTATTTTGACCCTGGGATGGGTGTTTGCTAGCTCAATGGCCTCAAAGATGTTAATCTTATACTGATGAGCTAAAAATGCAAACTCATTTGCCAACGCAATGTTGACATCTCTGAACGTGTTCTCCATGAGCTTTACCATCTCACTTGTGGTAGAATCTGTTTTGAAAATCTGTCCTTTAACAAATGCTCTATACAAAACTTCAGCCAAGTCAGCACTCTCTTTGGTTATTCCACCAAGGATTCTCGAGTTATAAACAAGCTCCTTGAAAATTCTTCCCGGCATTACTCTCTCTGGGGCATGAACCATATAGAAGTCTTTTCCAGCTTTAAATCCAGTGAGGCTCTCAATTAATTCTGCCATTCTTACAGTGGTCAGAGGAGGAACAGTGCTCTCAATTATCACCAAGGAACC is a genomic window of Thermococcus sp. M39 containing:
- a CDS encoding ACT domain-containing protein — its product is MWGKIEHYFDEYPVRKQIAKTLLKYGLKVSDDMKIKCGSIEVPYTKIAKALDVDRRVVKETVAMILKIPELREIYTNLEPTVHMKFVGRHVGYGVIEIEPEPRAIGILAKIAGKIAERGINIIQVVAEDPELYPEATLTIITEKPIPGDLINELSKLEGVKRISIY
- a CDS encoding radical SAM protein: MIKIKFPHSYFEDLGESVRLIWRNTLYADFEKKLLARAIKKKYRVKPEITAQDGHLLINVDNPDVEKFITFFIQNNLGEFLRNRYTRRKIIYIHEGMSVPLLGYNAFGLIDRGTNLIQVRGSSGCNLSCIFCSVDEGPYSRTRKLDYVVDVDYLMKWFDEVARFKGKGLEAHLDGQGEPLIYPFIVELVQALKEHPNVDVVSMQSNGVLLNDKLVEELAEAGLDRMNLSVHSLDPEKAKMLMGMKDYDLNHVLEMAEALVNAGIDVLLAPVIIFGVNDNEAEAFIEFARKIGAGKRWPALGFQNYVPYKFGRNPAIAKLMPFKKFYDWLRELEKKTGMKPLVLRPEHFGMHRRKFIPLVFRTGEVVKAEIVLPGRIEGEMLGIARNRLIEVINTNAKVGDKIKVKIVRTRHGIYVATPVK
- the wecB gene encoding non-hydrolyzing UDP-N-acetylglucosamine 2-epimerase — its product is MKPAFVFGTRPEIIKLAPVIRAFEKRGVKPLLIHTGQHYDYEMSRIFLEELELDSIDYHLEVGSGTQAEQTGIAMIKIEKVLIKEKPDVTLVQGDTNTVLAGALASVKLKIPVAHVEAGLRSFDRTMPEEINRILADHASEVLFAPTEEAKKNLENEGIREGVYVVGNTIVDAVLQNSEIAERKSRILEKLGLKPKEYILITAHRAENTDSKENLGKLVDILEALPIKAVYPMHPRTRNRLKEFGLWERVNKIENLIVTQPLGYLDFLKLQKNAKIVMTDSGGVQEESIILNVPCLTLRYNTERPETVKAGGNILVGLEKDRALHYINRLLNDREFYEKMASAENPFGDGKAGERIVKILLELYERGELKVRSSRFI
- a CDS encoding UDP-N-acetyl-D-mannosamine dehydrogenase codes for the protein MRERIEDRQAEIAVIGLGYIGLPTAIMFANSGFNVIGYEIREDVVKKLNSGEAHIVEPEINELLRKALKSGKLRATSNPEDIKNKDVYIICVQTPLKEDKTPNLEYLESAVKTVAKAMKKGSLVIIESTVPPLTTVRMAELIESLTGFKAGKDFYMVHAPERVMPGRIFKELVYNSRILGGITKESADLAEVLYRAFVKGQIFKTDSTTSEMVKLMENTFRDVNIALANEFAFLAHQYKINIFEAIELANTHPRVKIHIPGIGVGGHCLPKDPYLLLSSAKEDFGLIKKAREINEDMPLMAKDLLFEAFKMINLPSEEAVVTVLGLAYKGNSDDTRNSPAYAFIEAIQDDVKEVRSYDPYVDGTHKTLEEAVKDSDAIVIATDHSQFKELNWEELGKLMRNKILVDGRHVIDKPPKGFIFKGIGRGEY